The nucleotide sequence GACGTGTCCTTGTTTGATGAGGGCGACGCGGCGATTGCCCAGCGCACGGGCTGGGCCGCGTTGGGCGTGCTGCCGTGGTTTACCGATGCGTGGAAGCTGCCCGCGGAAGACATCATGGATATTGCGTCCTCGAAGGGTGCGGGGATCAAAATCGCGGTGCCACGCCTGTCGCGGATTGCCAATTTCGACGATCTGGATCCGTTGAGCCAGGAACCCGGTGTGTCTGTCGAAATAATCGAAGCGGGACGTCCCCTGCCCGGCGACGCCGATCTGGTGCTGATCCCCGGATCGAAATCCACCATCGGAGATCTGGCGCATTTCAGAGCGCAAGGCTGGGATATTGATCTGACCGCGCATGTCAGGCGCGGCGGGCATGTGTTGGGGATTTGCGGCGGCTATCAGATGTTGGGGCGGCGGATTGACGACCCGGAGGGCATTGAGGGCGCGCCGGGCGCGGTCGAGGGGTTGGGTCTGCTCGACGTTGAAACCGTGATGTCGCCAGAAAAACAGCTGGCGCAGGTACGTGGTGAAACACGGCCCGGCGGCACAGAAGTGACGGGCTACGAGATCCATATCGGGCACACCACCGGGCCGGATTGCGCGCGCGCGTGGTTGGAGATTGCGGGCAAAGCCGCTGGCGCGGCTTCAGAAAATGGCCGGGTGCGCGGCTGCTATTTGCACGGGCTTTTTGGGTCGGATGCGTTTCGCGCGGGCTTCATCGCCGAGCTGGGCGGTACTGCGCAGGTGGGCGACTATACCGCGTCCGTCGAAGACGCCCTAAACGCCCTAGCCGATCATATGGAGGCGCATGTCGACCTCCCTCGCCTACTTGCGCTTGCGACGAATGTTTAGATTTTAGATCAGACAGTTAGTCGAATTCCCGCGCAACCATCGCGCGGTGAATTTCGCGACGAACCAGCTTTCGCACATTACGGGTGATACGTTCACCCATGGCGCCGGTAAGCTCTTGACGCACGATGTCGGCGACCATGTCGCGCAACATATCCTCGTCAATCACGCCCTCGTCCAATTCTGACAGGTCAATCGTTGGGCCGTCGTCGCTTAGATCGTCTTCCTCGTCGCTGTCGAACATGGTTGCGGGCTCTTCCTCTGTGTTGACTGC is from uncultured Litoreibacter sp. and encodes:
- a CDS encoding cobyric acid synthase, translating into MAKAIMIQGAGSNVGKSVIVAGLCRVFARRGLRVRPFKPQNMSNNAAVTSDGGEIGRAQALQALACGVPAVVDMNPVLLKPESDVGAQVIVQGKRFATLKARDYAKAKPELLSKTVESFQRLAADADLVIIEGAGSPAEINLRAGDIANMGFAEAVGAPVVLVGDIDRGGVIAQLVGTHAVLPAEDCERIVGYLVNKFRGDVSLFDEGDAAIAQRTGWAALGVLPWFTDAWKLPAEDIMDIASSKGAGIKIAVPRLSRIANFDDLDPLSQEPGVSVEIIEAGRPLPGDADLVLIPGSKSTIGDLAHFRAQGWDIDLTAHVRRGGHVLGICGGYQMLGRRIDDPEGIEGAPGAVEGLGLLDVETVMSPEKQLAQVRGETRPGGTEVTGYEIHIGHTTGPDCARAWLEIAGKAAGAASENGRVRGCYLHGLFGSDAFRAGFIAELGGTAQVGDYTASVEDALNALADHMEAHVDLPRLLALATNV